From Ochotona princeps isolate mOchPri1 chromosome X, mOchPri1.hap1, whole genome shotgun sequence, one genomic window encodes:
- the LOC101522963 gene encoding small ubiquitin-related modifier 3-like, giving the protein MSKEKPKKGVKTKNDHVNLKVASQDSSEVLFKIKRHNSLSNLIKVYCERQSLSMRQIRFRLNGQPINEADTLAQLELHDEDSINVFQQQTGGMTSCSLGCDMERDTLLGMLMFAVEQ; this is encoded by the coding sequence ATGTCCAAGGAGAAGCCCAAGAAGGGGGTTAAGACCAAAAATGACCACGTCAACCTGAAAGTGGCCAGCCAGGACAGCTCTGAAGTCCTGTTCAAGATCAAGAGGCACAACTCGCTGAGCAACCTGATCAAGGTCTACTGTGAGAGGCAGAGCTTGTCAATGAGGCAGATTAGATTCAGGCTCAATGGGCAACCAATTAACGAAGCAGACACACTtgcacagctggagctgcacgaCGAGGACAGCATCAATGTCTTCCAGCAGCAGACAGGGGGCATGACCAGCTGCTCGCTAGGGTGTGACATGGAGAGAGACACCCTGCTTGGCATGCTCATGTTTGCTGTGGAACAGTGA